The DNA sequence TGTCTATTAACATTTAACTAATCATAATCTTGAAGTATTAAGCAACATCAAATTTTCTGGCAAGGAATGTGAGAGACAACTCTTTTTTTGCTACATGTGCGAAAGAGTCCAATTATCTGACAGATCAATAACGAACAAAGTTATCTTGTgtctttttactgtattaacaatttaatattattataactTATGTAGCTTAATTTGAGCTGCCACTGGCTGCTTTTGTCCACTTTCCAGGTGAGGCGTAGTTCATCCTGAATGAGCCTATTAGTGTTTCATCAGTACACTGACGAGCTCTCTATATAGATGTAAATACCAGTAACTCAGCTGAACACTCCAGTGTAGCTGTGTGCAGTGGCAATGTTAACGTTCAGTACAGCTCTGGCACACTAGTAGAGACAACTGGAAGACAAAACATATGCTGGTTGCACCCAGCATGGAAGGTAAGTTTTGTCATTCCACAAAATCTGGCATGAAATAACCAATATTTAAGACATGTGGCCATTTATCAGAACACATTGTGCATCCCTGCTTTGcatcataaaataaacattttacagcaaaaagGGTTTACAAGAACACATACTGCAAGTCAACTTTAcagtcagttgttttttttatgattgaTTAGTGGAGTCATGTTAGTCAAACAGACTGTTAATAAATAGCTCACATTTTTCTAAGTAAATCACTCTACATACAGCTGTGTGTGCAGTTCTGTTTCCTGAGTGCTGGGTCTCCCGGCCTTTGTTCCATAGCCTCTGTCTCAACCAGAAACAAACTATTTCTCACTGTACCCTTTCAAATCAGTTGGTCAACAACATTAGATCATGACAACCACAGCAAAGGCAACACACTGCCCCTGAGGCTAAAGAGCCTCTACATCAGACAAGCCTGTGgttgaaaaaattatttaaaatttaaaaaaaaaataaataaaaaaataagccCAGTTTTGTctaaactgaacaagaaacataCAAAGTATCCACCACCACTACACAGGTACAGCCCTCTCCCTCGTTGTTCCCCCAAAGCACTTATCTGCAGCACATTCCAAATGAATGAGAAATTAGCATAAAATCTGTCCCACATGTAAAAGCACTGACCAAATAGCAGGCTCCACTCTGATCACCTGCGTTTTACTTCTGGATGTAGATGATAATAATGCACAGAGTTCCCACCAGTCCCAAGGCCTGGATTCCCAGGAACCAGAGCAGCAACCAAAAGAAGACAATCACTATTGGCTCGACTATCTTGTCCCCAAAATACATCTGGCTGAAGCCCATTTTCCGCAGACCCTTGTTGAGCATCCCAAACAGAGTTCCCATCCGCTCACAGTCATCCAGCTGTGGCTCTCTAGTAGTGGGGTCATCCTCGTGAAGCCATCTGGGATGTCTCGGAGGTCCAAGTTGGGTTTGGCTGACAACCTGCAAAAACAAAGTTTTATGTATATTATAACCTGAAAAACACCACCAGGAAAATTTGctttttcaataaattattcaacaaaaatacaaacagatgGGAGTGTTCTATAGAAAAAATAAGTACAACTTTGGCATCAGAAGTGACCGCAGACTGTCCAGTCTGGCGTAGAAATAACTCTCAAATCATAACATTTCCACCACTGTGCTTGACCAATTCATGACATTaattttaacaataataatagctGTGGAAATGAACATGCAACTGTATGTAGGTTGTAACGCTGATTAAATCTgctgtctatatatatatatatatatatatatatatatatatatatatatatatatatatatatatatatatatatatatatatatatataaaatcattGACACTGATAAAATATGCTAGTTACTCCTCTGTGCGACTGTTagtgattttatatatatatgtatatatacacatacatatatatatctttatatatatacatatatataatatcactgacatatatacatatatatatacacatatatagacacacacacacacacacacacacacacacacacacacacacacacacacacacacacacacacacacacacacacacacacatatatatatatatatatagaccctttccaaaaaattagaataccatggaaaagtttatttatttccataattccattcaaaaagttaaaatttcagAGATTATAGATTCAGGGCCcacaatttaaatgatttcaagtatttatttgtttatttttacataatttgggcTTCCAACTCATTAAACCCACGAAAacaggaatttaaaaaattagaatacTGTGAAGAAATCACCATTTACTTCtcagtttttgcagaaaaaaagaaagaaattaggatcacatcaaatcaatcaaaaaatgGTACTTTCAAAATGATACGTCAGTCTTCAATACTTGGTTGGGAATCCCTTTGCCTTAATCACTGCCTCGATGCACCGTGGCATTGAGGCAATCAGCCTGTGGCACTGCCTGGGAGCTATGGAAGCCCAGATTTCCTTGAGGCTTGCTGTCagctcttctttgtttttgtgtctggtgccTCTCATTTTCCGCTTGATAATACCCCAtagattctcaatggggtttAGGTCTGGCGAGTTGGCTGGCCAGTCCAGCACTGTGATGGCATGGGCATTAAACCAGGTTTTGGTGCTTCTGGCGGTATGGGCAGGGGCCAGGTCCTGCATACAGATCCTCAGCAGAAGGAATCATGAAGTCCTCTAAAACATTCTGGTAGACTGTTGCGGTGACCTTGGATTTAAGAAAGCAGAGTTTACCAACACCTGCACTGGACATTGCACCCCAAATCATGACTGACAATGGATATTTCACACTTGACCTGAAGCAGCTTGGGTTCTGTTCCTCACCCATCTTCCTCCAAACCCTTGTACCTTGATTCCCGAATGAAAGGCACACTTTACTTTCATCGGAAAAGAGAACCTTGGACCATTGGCCAACAGTCCAGTCCTTCTCCTTGGCCTAGTTGAGATGCTTCCTACGTTGGCTCAGGCCCAGAAGTGGCTTGACCCGAGGAACCCAACAGTAGTAGCCCATCTCCCAGATGTGTCTGAATGTGGTGGTTTTTGAAGCTGTAACTCCTGCCTCATTCCACTCTTTCTGGATCTCTGCCAGATTCTTGAATCTTCTCTGTTTGATAATCCACTGAAGCCCATGGCCATCTCTGTTGCTGGTGCATCTTCTCCTGCCACATTTTGCCCTTCCACTAGACTTTCCATTGATATGCTTGGACACAGCACTCTGTGAACAGCCAGCCTCCTTAGCTATGAACTTTTGTGGCTTACCCATCCTATGGAGGGTATCAATGATGGTCTTCTGGCCAGTTGTCAAGTCTGCAGTCTTCCCCATATTGAACCGAACTGAGACAAATGAACCAAACTGAAGCAATTTAATGATACCTGGGGAAACCTGTGCAGGTGCTCTGAGCTTAGTAGATGATTAGTGTGTGACACTCAGTTTAAAACATTCATGCCCTGCAAAATTTGGGGTGATTTCTTCAcagtattctaattttttgaattcctgtttttgtgggttttatgAGCTGGACgcccaaattatgtaaaaataaacaaataaatacttgaaatcaCTTAAATTGTGGGCCCTGAATCTATAATCtatgaaagtttaattttttgaatggaattatggaaataaataaagttttccaTGGTATTCTAAATTTTTGGAAAGGgtctgtatatacacacacacgcacacacgcacacgcacacacacacacacacacacacacagaggtggGTAataacgagttacatttacttgagtaattttttgaaaattttacttgccatactttttacttgagtatatttgtgaagaagaaacgctactcttactccgttacactgggctacactcgactcgttacttttttatttaccacattatttatgctttattttgccagagagatgcccccagtggatctaccacatgactgtgtttcaccaatcagacgaagcaacaataatcacgtgaCTCCGTTTCACCAGATGTCgccctgcagtcacatgacctcaTACGAACTGTGGCGGCTTAGTAGCACAAACTCTACACACGTGGCAGACAAGGAATAACAAAGCGTGGGCGTTTTCGagaaatttgatcttgcttcggagtctgacaacattagcatagcattagcatggatatctccgtcTTCGGCTTTTGTTTTCCGTTTACTAACACGGGTGAAGTGAAGCGTGACATCACGCTTGGAAGCCCAGACTGATACTGTCGGgcggtggggtgggtggggagatctgaatatttggatctcaaaattaatattcggataccactaCAAtgaccgaatatttggatatctgggtccagccctagttgtaacgttattttctatctactgagcctgtgccatttggagggaagtgaaatacagtatgtcttgtcactggaagtagtttgcactgctCAGGCATAAAAACattaccttactacaggtatttgtttcaaaagctttatgttgtgaaaaatggagatttggaaatttgtatTTCTTGTGAATCCAtaatccgtgtatggttcgctcattcgtttttccatttcaaaataaaatctaaaaaaccaATAAACCAcaatgttttttagtttttccatttttaaaacctaaatgtagaaatgtattatttaactaatgaaaaaaccACAGCGTTGGCTTTTTGCTCTAGCTTTTTAAAACCGAAATACAAAATacggctgttgttttattttgtagcaacacTGGAAGCCGCTGAGGAAGAACAGTTTAGAGATGGTCTGGACTGTGAACACATCTAGAATGGCTGTCCTCGAGCCCTTTTCCGATTTCATTCTCTTTAAGAGTGGAAAACCCACACAGAAATCATGGAGCTCCACGTTGCTCTATAATGAGTGTCAGgaggttctgctggagaacagtttaagaagatcaatcatgtgtctgatgctgatttggagagagctggaatttgttctgttaaccacaGATGTTTAtgcgagagaacgtgtgtgcatttatactccgtgcgcgtctgctcccaaactgcagggggcagtgtatctcaaacacacgtctacctggtctactctagtaataaactagaaaagaagaagtctgcttccaaactgcagggggcagtgtagctcaaacacacgtctacctggtcaactctggtactaaactagcGAAGACGAAGTTTGCCatggtttacaccacttacaacacggcattttaccgaataaaaacatttcagcagttagttttattcCACACCATGAATACTTCATAACCcagttaccacggtgatctctgtgtgatgaatcgtataagttcacgtatttctagacttcagctacgagtaggtcctggccctccgccatgtttttccgtgcggctccgtccgcgttggttagaaaaatgtggaggtgcgcgGAGTGGAAATTTTCCGCACAGAAAGGCCGCTGGAGGGGCCGTGGGTGcgaaaatgatgtaatttttccgcacggagccgcacggacctcgcggacgcggtaagcataaaacaagctttaagcCGCCACAGTTCGTATGAGGTCATGACTGCAGGGCGACGTCTGGTGAAACACtcacgtgattattgttgcttcgtctgattggtgaaacacagtcatgtggtagatccactgggggcatctctctggcaaaataaagcataactaaagcttgttttatgcttgccgcGTCTgcgaggtccgtgcggctccgtgaggaaaaattacgtcattttcgcaCCCACACCCCCTCGAGCGGCCTTTCCGTGCGGAAAATTTCCGCTCCGCGCACTTCCACATTTTTCTACTACGCAGACGGAGCCGCCcagaaaaacatggcagagggccagg is a window from the Amphiprion ocellaris isolate individual 3 ecotype Okinawa chromosome 20, ASM2253959v1, whole genome shotgun sequence genome containing:
- the fam241a gene encoding uncharacterized protein FAM241A, whose protein sequence is MSAVTPPVNEQYGVHRRESEELPSESQRSWHTAQSVRGARQTPPHQQRHRVVSQTQLGPPRHPRWLHEDDPTTREPQLDDCERMGTLFGMLNKGLRKMGFSQMYFGDKIVEPIVIVFFWLLLWFLGIQALGLVGTLCIIIIYIQK